From a single Candidatus Izimaplasma bacterium HR1 genomic region:
- a CDS encoding Peptidase family M3 — protein sequence MKFSEYKYERPDLELFKKEMEDLLETLNGDITLEQEIEVINEVFGLQDELDTMGGLASVRLSLNTKDEFYEKEQEFFDQNGPIMQQYNQMFIDKFLASKNKDGLQEEFGKLIFEQAELEKKTFKPEIIPDLQEENKLSTEYSKLTASAEIEFDGGTYNLSQMHPFATNTDRDVRHRAQLAVSNWFENNEEKLDRIYNDMVQVRSKIAKVLGYENFVQLGYDRLGRTDYNHVDVKKYRDQIFESVVPLVSKLIDRKSKRINIEDSKSYDLPLQFLSGNPTPKGDKEHLVNQAKEMYEAMSKETGEFWNFMMDHELLELEAKEGKMGGGYCTYFPLYKSPFIFSNFNGTAGDVDVLTHEAGHAFQIYSSKENIPAYRWPTMEAAEIHSMSMEFLAWPWIDKFFKEDTEKYLFSHLSGAISFLPYGVAVDEFQHGIYERPEMTPEERKTWWRKTEKKYLPYKDYDDDKFLEKGGFWFRQSHIFGMPFYYIDYTLAQVCAFQYWIKAQENHSKALDEYKELCKLGGSKSFVALLDAAKLDNPFKPGTVSRIVKPIQDYLDNIDDTKL from the coding sequence ATGAAATTTAGTGAATATAAGTATGAACGTCCTGATTTAGAGTTATTTAAAAAAGAAATGGAAGATTTACTAGAAACTTTAAACGGTGACATTACTTTAGAACAAGAAATCGAAGTCATCAACGAAGTATTTGGATTACAAGATGAACTGGATACAATGGGTGGCTTAGCTAGTGTTAGGTTAAGTCTTAATACTAAGGATGAATTCTATGAAAAAGAACAAGAGTTTTTCGATCAAAATGGTCCTATTATGCAACAATATAACCAAATGTTTATCGACAAATTCTTGGCTTCTAAAAACAAAGATGGTTTACAAGAAGAATTTGGAAAACTTATCTTTGAACAAGCTGAATTAGAAAAGAAAACATTCAAACCTGAAATCATTCCTGATTTACAGGAAGAAAATAAGTTGTCAACTGAATACTCAAAGTTAACAGCTAGTGCTGAAATTGAGTTTGATGGTGGGACTTACAACTTAAGTCAAATGCACCCTTTTGCTACTAACACCGATAGAGATGTTAGACATAGAGCTCAATTAGCTGTTTCTAACTGGTTTGAAAACAATGAAGAAAAATTAGATCGTATTTACAATGATATGGTTCAAGTGAGAAGCAAAATAGCTAAAGTACTTGGTTATGAAAACTTTGTGCAATTAGGTTACGATCGTTTAGGAAGAACCGATTATAATCATGTTGATGTTAAGAAATATCGTGATCAAATCTTTGAATCAGTAGTTCCACTTGTTTCAAAATTAATTGATAGAAAATCAAAGAGAATTAATATTGAAGATTCAAAATCATATGATTTACCTTTACAATTCCTAAGTGGTAACCCGACTCCTAAGGGAGATAAGGAGCATTTAGTAAATCAAGCTAAAGAAATGTATGAAGCTATGAGTAAAGAAACTGGTGAGTTTTGGAACTTTATGATGGATCACGAATTATTGGAATTAGAAGCAAAAGAAGGAAAAATGGGTGGAGGATATTGTACATACTTCCCATTATATAAATCACCATTTATTTTCTCTAACTTCAATGGTACTGCTGGTGATGTTGATGTCTTAACTCATGAAGCAGGACATGCATTCCAAATCTACTCAAGTAAAGAAAATATACCTGCTTATCGTTGGCCAACAATGGAAGCAGCTGAAATCCACTCAATGAGTATGGAGTTCTTAGCTTGGCCTTGGATCGATAAATTCTTCAAAGAAGATACTGAAAAATACTTATTCAGTCATTTGTCAGGAGCTATATCATTCTTACCTTACGGTGTTGCTGTAGATGAATTCCAACATGGAATCTATGAAAGACCAGAAATGACACCAGAAGAAAGAAAAACTTGGTGGCGTAAAACTGAGAAAAAATACCTGCCATATAAAGACTATGATGATGATAAATTCTTAGAAAAAGGTGGATTCTGGTTCCGACAAAGTCATATCTTTGGAATGCCTTTCTACTATATTGATTATACACTTGCACAAGTTTGCGCTTTCCAATATTGGATAAAAGCTCAAGAGAATCATTCAAAGGCTTTAGATGAGTACAAAGAACTTTGCAAGCTAGGTGGATCTAAATCATTTGTTGCATTACTAGATGCTGCAAAATTAGACAATCCATTTAAACCAGGTACAGTATCTAGAATTGTAAAACCAATTCAAGATTACCTAGATAATATTGATGACACAAAACTATAA